Proteins from a genomic interval of Lolium perenne isolate Kyuss_39 chromosome 1, Kyuss_2.0, whole genome shotgun sequence:
- the LOC127327215 gene encoding probable xyloglucan glycosyltransferase 7 yields the protein MAPSFWGREARAGGGMGNGGGTPVVVKMENPNWSISEVEPEMGDTGSPAGLAAGKAGRGKNARQITWVLLLKAHRAAGRLTGAASAALAVAAAARRRVAAGRTDSDAAPGESTALRTRSYLFIRAFLVLSVLLLGVEVAAYLQGWHLQMPEMPAGFSAEDGLVAIDGLFAAAYAGWMRVRLQYLAPPLQFLTNSCVVLFLIQSVDRLVLCLGCLWIKLRGIKPVPIAADKDDVEGGADDFPMVLVQMPMCNEREVYQQSIGAICNLDWPRSNFLVQVLDDSDDATTSALIKEEVEKWQREGVHIVYRHRVIRDGYKAGNLKSAMNCSYVKDYEYVVIFDADFQPQADFLKRAMPHFKGKDDVGLVQARWSFVNNDENLLTRLQNINLCFHFEVEQQVNGTFLNFFGFNGTAGVWRIKALEDSGGWMERTTVEDMDIAVRAHLKGWKFLYLNDVECQCELPESYEAYRKQQHRWHSGPMQLFRLCFVDIIKSKIGFWKKCNLIFLFFLLRKLILPFYSFTLFCVILPMTMFVPEAELPAWVVCYIPVTMSILSILPAPKSFPFIVPYLLFENTMSVTKFNAMVSGLFQLGSAYEWVVTKKSGRSSEGDLVALVEKHSAPQRVGSAPNLDALAKEESLPKKDTKKKQKHNRIYRKELALSFLLLTAAARSVLSAQGVHFYFLLFQGISFLVMGLDLIGEQVE from the exons ATGGCGCCGTCGTTTTGGGGCAGGGAGGCGAGGGCCGGCGGCGGGATGGGCAATGGGGGCGGCACGCCCGTGGTGGTGAAGATGGAGAACCCCAACTGGTCGATTTCGGAGGTGGAGCCCGAGATGGGGGACACCGGCTCCCCCGCGGGCCTCGCCGCCGGCAAGGCCGGGCGCGGCAAGAACGCGCGCCAGATCACGTGGGTGCTGCTCCTCAAGGCGCACCGCGCGGCGGGCCGCCTCACGGGGGCCGCCTCGGccgcgctcgccgtcgccgccgccgcgcgcaggCGGGTGGCGGCGGGGCGGACGGACTCCGACGCCGCGCCCGGGGAGAGCACGGCGCTGCGCACGCGCTCCTACCTCTTCATCCGGGCCTTCCTCGTGCTCTCCGTGCTCCTGCTCGGCGTCGAGGTCGCCGCCTACCTCCAGGGCTGGCACCTCCAGATGCCCGAGATGCCGGCGGGGTTCTCCGCCGAGGACGGCCTCGTCGCCATCGACGGGCTCTTCGCCGCCGCCTACGCGGGATGGATGCGCGTCCGACTCCAGTACCTCGCGCCGCCGCTGCAGTTCCTCACCAACTCCTGCGTCGTGCTCTTCCTGATCCAGAGCGTCGACCGCCTCGTCCTCTGCCTCGGCTGCCTCTGGATCAAGCTCAGGGGCATCAAGCCAGTGCCCATCGCCGCCGACAAGGACGACGTCGAGGGCGGCGCCGACGACTTCCCCATGGTTCTCGTGCAGATGCCCATGTGCAACGAGCGAGAG GTCTACCAGCAATCCATTGGCGCAATTTGCAACTTGGACTGGCCAAGGTCAAACTTCTTGGTGCAGGTGTTGGACGATTCCGACGATGCTACCACTTCAGCCCTTATCAAGGAGGAGGTTGAGAAATGGCAGCGGGAGGGTGTGCACATAGTATACCGTCACAGGGTGATCCGCGATGGCTACAAGGCTGGGAACCTTAAATCAGCCATGAACTGCAGTTATGTGAAAGACTATGAATATGTTGTTATCTTCGATGCCGATTTCCAGCCACAAGCCGATTTCCTGAAGCGAGCCATGCCCCATTTCAAG GGGAAGGATGATGTTGGGTTGGTTCAGGCAAGATGGTCTTTCGTTAACAATGATGAGAACTTGTTGACTAGACTACAGAACATAAATCTGTGCTTCCACTTTGAGGTCGAGCAGCAAGTGAATGGAACATTCCTCAACTTCTTTGGGTTCAATGGGACTGCGGGAGTGTGGAGAATCAAGGCACTTGAGGATTCCGGTGGGTGGATGGAGAGGACAACAGTGGAGGACATGGACATCGCTGTCCGAGCACATCTCAAGGGATGGAAGTTCCTCTACCTGAATGATGTTGAG TGTCAATGTGAGTTGCCAGAATCATATGAAGCATACAGGAAGCAGCAGCACCGGTGGCACTCAGGTCCCATGCAATTGTTTAGACTCTGCTTTGTGGACATCATCAAATCTAAG ATTGGATTCTGGAAGAAGTGCAACCTCATATTTCTATTTTTCCTCCTCCGCAAGCTCATCTTGCCCTTTTATTCTTTCACCCTTTTCTGTGTCATCCTTCCCATGACAATGTTTGTTCCTGAAGCTGAGCTTCCTGCATGGGTTGTATGCTACATTCCAGTAACAATGTCCATCCTGAGCATCCTCCCAGCCCCAAAATCTTTCCCATTCATCGTTCCGTACCTTCTCTTTGAGAACACGATGTCCGTGACCAAGTTCAATGCCATGGTTTCTGGCTTGTTCCAGCTCGGCAGTGCCTACGAGTGGGTCGTCACCAAGAAATCAGGCCGCTCCTCGGAGGGTGATCTCGTTGCCCTCGTCGAAAAACACTCTGCGCCACAAAGAGTAGGGTCCGCGCCCAATCTGGATGCCCTAGCAAAGGAGGAATCACTCCCAAAGAAGGATAccaagaagaagcagaagcacaACAGGATCTACAGGAAGGAACTGGCGCTCTCGTTCCTCCTGCTGACAGCAGCTGCTCGCAGCGTGCTCTCTGCCCAGGGCGTCCATTTCTACTTCCTGCTGTTCCAAGGAATCTCGTTCTTGGTCATGGGCCTCGACCTGATCGGCGAGCAAGTGGAGTGA